In a single window of the Rhizoctonia solani chromosome 16, complete sequence genome:
- a CDS encoding tigger transposable element-derived protein, protein MPADCHVLRQSLTFQQQLQVAAFYRKNKETLPMGKIVYSLCNQGFSTICRQTILRHVSNKDTTCQYICKDICNSTLSQYQSGVLPALELKLYEFRIKQYTFHGEAASAPIAELKNHKCTIQEVLSQYPEDSVFNVDETAHLPSQSPKSGLASQALPGVKADKTRLTYVLGTSATCPRRL, encoded by the exons ATGCCAGCAGATTGCCACGTCCTACGCCAGAGCCTCACCTTCCAGCAGCAGCTTCAAGTTGCCGCTTTCTATCGCAAGAACAAGGAAACTCTCCCAATGGGCAAGATTGTCTATTCCCTTTGTAATCAGGGCTTCTCAACAATTTGCCGCCAGACCATTCTCCGTCATGTATCTAACAAAGACACCACTTGCCAGTACATTTGCAAAGATATTTGCAATAGTACCTTGAGCCAATATCAATCTGGTGTCTTGCCTGCACTTGAGCTCAAGCTCTATGA ATTCAGGATCAAGCAGTACACCTTCCATGGTGAGGCTGCATCGGCACCAATTGCAGAGCTCAAGAATCACAAATGCACAATCCAAGAGGTGCTTTCTCAATACCCTGAGGACAGCGTCTTCAATGTTGATGAGACAGCGCACCTACCTTCACAGAGTCCCAAGTCTGGCCTTGCTTCTCAAGCCTTACCTGGGGTCAAGGCAGACAAGACACGGCTAACATATGTACTTGGGACTAGTGCTacatgtcctagacgtctataa
- a CDS encoding kinetochore protein NUF2 has product MSGDPYDQPGSNFSFVILSPQDISEWIASYDVSISVEELAKPTPQTVEMVYTVLIELYKNISTEDQENTKLRMLEHQENQELYGDIFYFHILYHHLTRMAEIANVSLTFQDLTRPEPRRTIRIISGLINLVNEQSFERRERAKWERAQAEGRLKSTSELEVAYFLLALSPVDQGGCVGRDERASEQPEVDQLRDRILEVKNELPGLQKGYQKANEARTALKKEQLALVQRVQKLNEMIIAKSERNDELRARLVDDPELFQKNIREATESLNNIRQLVATEEAKSRDLKTRLDWLGSVETDVALATEVSKTVVAERARWTEADKALREIELDLNKRHLSRQLEHTTEKYTRAQRHGEESRVQAEATAQQLREAYDQGLKERSATSEKAEEVRRMVAEVEAQIIGYVAEEERLLNEMITTYSTFRDRTEHYIDNLTKRLSLRTAGQQAS; this is encoded by the exons ATGTCTGGTGACCCATACGACCAACCCGGAAGCAACTTTTCCTTTGTGATTCTCTCGCCGCAAGATATCTCCGAATGGATCGCAAGCTACGATGTGTCTATTTCCGTAGAGGAACTTGCCAAGCCAACACCGCAGACGGTAGAAATGGTGTATACGGTGTTGATCGAGCTGTACAAGAATATTTCGACCGAGGATCAGGAAAATACGAAGCTGAGGATGCTGGAGCACCAGGAGAACCAG GAGCTATACGGCGATATATTCTACTTCCACATCCTATACCACCACCT TACCCGAATGGCGGAAATAGCCAACGTATCGCTCACTTTCCAAGACCTCACCCGCCCCGAACCGCGCCGCACAATCCGCATCATCTCTGGCCTGATCAACCTCGTCAA TGAACAGAGTTTTGAAAGACGGGAGCGGGCGAAATGGGAAAGGGCTCAGGCCGAGGGTCGGTTGAAGAGTACAAGTGAGTTGGAGGTTGCGTATTTTCTTCTGGCTTTGTCGCCTGTTGATCAAGGTGGATGTGTTGGTAGGGATGAGAGGGCCAGTGAGCAGCCCGAGGTGGACCAGCTGAGGGATAGGATACTGGAGGTCAAGAATGAGCTTCCTGGGTTGCAGAAGGGGTACCAGAAAGCAAATGAAGCTAGGACTGCATTGAAGAAGGAACAGCTTGCGTTGGTTCAGCGGGTG CAAAAACTAAACGAAATGATTATTGCCAAATCCGAACGCAACGATGAATTGCGCGCGAGACTGGTCGACGACCCCGAGTTGTTCCAAAAGAATATCCGGGAAGCGACCGAGTCGCTGAACAATATTCGTCAGTTGGTCGCGACGGAGGAAGCCAAGTCGAGGGACCTAAAGACGAGATTGGATTGGCTGGGAAGTGTCGAGACT GACGTGGCGCTTGCTACCGAGGTTAGCAAGACCGTTGTAGCCGAACGGGCCAGGTGGACAGAAGCGGACAAGGCGCTGCGAGAGATCGAGTTGGATTTGAACAAGCGG CATCTTTCTCGTCAACTGGAGCATACAACGGAGAAATACACTCGTGCCCAGCGACATGGTGAAGAATCGCGGGTCCAGGCCGAGGCGACGGCCCAACAACTTCGAGAGGCCTATGACCAGGGACTGAAAG AACGAAGCGCGACGAGCGAAAAGGCAGAGGAAGTAAGGAGAATGGTTGCAGAGGTCGAAGCGCAG ATTATCGGATACGTTGCCGAAGAAGAAAGACTATTGAACGAAATGATCACCACGTACTCGACATTCCGTGACCGAACCG AACATTATATTGATAACCTGACGAAACGACTGAGTCTGAGAACTGCTGGACAGCAGGCTTCCTAA
- a CDS encoding transcriptional regulatory protein PHO23 — protein MMKRKRDAPKPLTGLESAAMDIVVEQDGSSTPTEDPAAAEWTAFAQDYYELVEQLPLSIHRSYSLMRELDDLAQDNTARILPATRAYIALRDSLGAKPRGHRRAPSGLDLLAHVSAVVEPPTVSTPPPNLTNGAGVTHGPITNGQVNGHVESDRRTEVENGASVPTSAVDPTPTSPALGSTNPLPTDTRHIIDSKLPANTEQPGSSSVCNNPSSDNFPHDTRKLLTLIATLASDAVRASSEKLGIANAVYHSVRFRRQPPHCPQRPHYSAQVHAPPSPTPTPPVESPAPIQLVSSPSIKLRPRRLSTQAKHQEEGDGPEDDQQGTIPPLKITRTPTTIRIRNKSKGKDESRQRGVSISGSTSNHNSNAKTAGSNKTPKVPPPTPRKSTGAGAVNGKPPGNKNNSKKTATDEIYCFCGEGSFGEMIACDADGCEREWASLKVVPEENEEWFCADCKKAGTTTVPVAKKRRRR, from the exons ATGATGAAACGCAAGCGCGACGCACCCAAGCCCTTGACCGGCCTCGAGAGCGCAGCGATGGACATAGTGGTGGAACAAGACGGATCGAGCACGCCAACTGAAGACCCCGCGGCGGCGGAATGGACTGCGTTTGCCCAGGACTACTACGAGT TGGTGGAACAGCTGCCACTCTCGATCCACCGGTCCTACTCGTTGATGCGAGAGTTGGACGACCTTGCCCAGG ACAACACGGCCCGTATCCTGCCTGCCACACGGGCGTACATTGCGCTGCGAGACTCGCTGGGTGCAAAGCCGAGAGGACATCGGCGGGCGCCGTCTGGGCTAGACTTGCTTGCCCATGTTTCGGCCGTGGTCGAGCCGCCTACTGTGTCGACCCCACCACCCAACCTGACCAACGGCGCTGGGGTAACGCACGGACCAATCACCAACGGCCAAGTGAATGGACATGTAGAGAGCGACAGGCGAACAGAGGTCGAGAATGGAGCGAGTGTGCCCACGTCGGCTGTAGATCCAACACCGACCTCGCCAGCACTCGGATCTACGAACCCTCTTCCCACCGACACTCGCCACATCATAGACTCCAAGTTGCCTGCCAACACCGAACAGCCCGGTTCGAGCTCGGTGTGCAACAATCCATCATCGGACAACTTTCCACACGATACTCGCAAATTGCTCACTCTCATCGCCACACTTGCCTCGGACGCTGTTCGTGCATCGTCCGAGAAACTAGGAATTGCAAACGCAGTATACCACTCTGTGCGTTTCC GTCGACAACCACCTCACTGCCCTCAACGCCCTCATTACTCAGCACAAGTCCACGCTCCCCCATCCCCCACGCCGACCCCTCCCGTCGAATCACCCGCACCTATCCAGCTTGTTTCCTCGCCCTCCATCAAACTCCGTCCTCGTCGCCTCAGCACACAGGCCAAGCACCAGGAAGAGGGTGATGGTCCAGAGGACGATCAACAAGGCACCATCCCTCCGTTGAAAATAACCCGCACGCCAACCACAATTCGCATCCGGAACAAGTCCAAGGGAAAGGACGAGTCCAGACAGCGTGGTGTCTCCATCTCTGGGAGTACATCTAATCACAACTCGAATGCCAAAACTGCTGGGTCAAACAAAACACCCAAGGTTCCTCCCCCAACCCCCAGGAAATCCACCGGGGCTGGGGCAGTAAACGGCAAACCGCCCGGAAACAAGAATAACAGCAAGAAGACTGCGACGGACGAGATATACTGTTTCTGTGGCGAGGGCTCATTTGGAGAGATGATTGCATGCGATGCAGATGGCTGCGAGCGAGAATGGGCAA GTCTCAAAGTCGTTCCAGAGGAAAACGAAGAGTGGTTCTGCGCCGATTGTAAAAAGGCCGGTACTACCACGGTCCCGGTTGCCAAGAAACGGCGACGACGATGA
- a CDS encoding AAA family ATPase encodes MRAHVLGLSEVNVELSKDIWEQLFDGKKEQNSVVVLGRVEWAKMSEDLGTGSCLIPFNTPNTNVDIVSTTPVPLSTVFVSSHAYTLSPDTYYEHILKEGELSVLATEPVLQGIAVRDYTQFVLVPTTHSESDSQCASASDVSESVPTSESDALEINEDFLRGWDPVVHSHLPLTPVPTRGIDEQSVSVSTHDLAKLGILSGDWAVLSPGESHADRARLVRVYAKDETTRSTIQASPVLLFNTISPAYTSNSIASSKSPSNELFLRPASHSSTSLPLPLARSITLARVASKSANDKRLADRVVKALRETLQGVANDQNKHSPLLLKLNDLIAIHIDGSEPDLEEYDTEEEEAPGNVEKAVSSVELDIEASLVRSSNAEEGAGESTPVFLKVVNIEYTPTPLTNDSSNHPSDNNSSHDRTTTAIAFGELGCLINPNSTRVSMIGVEHGLVPCMTPYEDDDENGDLENVLTPLLRATLLPNAAHYGIALSALVRGARGSGKARSIRRSAEKIGVGVWEINAYTLISDTEAKTEGAVRARFEQAALCAPCVFLIRHIEALVRPGQGGKEPAMAAVLAECIRELGAAWGSTGYPVAVVATTAEPDAIPVGVMACFRHEIVLEIEDLNTVVASQKLPLGADVELGAVARETAALHAGDLVHLVRGARDQALKRVLKELSNLKSESKSDIPVPTARDLALATIPVTARDFELALDGARAAYSESIGAPKIPNVSWDDVGGLAHVKGEILDTIQLPLEHPELFADGMKKRSGILLYGPPGTGKTLLAKAVATSCALNFLSVKGPELLNMYIGESEANVRRVFQRARDARPCVVFFDELDSIAPRRGQAGDSGGVMDRIVSQILAELDGMGTGGGGGEVFVIGATNRPDLLDPALLRPGRFDRMLYLGVSKTHGDQLRILQALTRKFKLDPGLELAAVAERCPFNYTGADFYALCSDAMLKAMARKAEEIERRVAEINAAPPLPEHSYPMTAQYYLAELATAAEIDVLVNQDDFERALSELVPSVSASELEHYREVQQKFASSTINSIEKEQQASENGVDNDVEADLPKVDKGKGKAV; translated from the exons ATGCGCGCACACGTCTTGGGCCTGAGCGAGGTAAATGTTGAACTCTCGAAGGACATATGGGAGCAACTGTTCGATGGGAAAAAGGAACAAAACTCGGTGGTTGTGTTGGGAAGAGTCGAATGGGCAAAGATGAGCGAGGACCTTGGG ACAGGAAGTTGTCTGATTCCATTCAATACTCCCAATACCAACGTCGATATCGTTTCTACAACACCTGTCCCCCTTTCTACTGTGTTCGTCTCTTCACACGCTTATACCCTATCACCAGACACGTACTACGAGCACATCCTCAAGGAGGGCGAGCTATCCGTCCTGGCCACTGAGCCCGTTCTACAAGGAATAGCTGTTCGAGACTACACACAGTTTGTTCTTGTTCCCACAACCCACTCAGAGTCCGATTCGCAGTGTGCCTCCGCCTCGGATGTATCAGAGTCAGTTCCCACATCAGAGTCTGATGCACTCGAGATAAATGAAGACTTCCTGAGAGGATGGGACCCAGTTGTGCACTCCCACCTACCTCTGACTCCAGTACCAACCCGTGGGATTGACGAACAAAGTGTAAGCGTCAGTACGCATGACTTGGCGAAACTTGGTATACTCTCTGGTGATTGG GCCGTACTTAGTCCTGGAGAATCGCATGCCGACCGTGCAAGACTTGTGCGGGTGTATGCCAAGGACGAGACAACTCGCTCAAC AATTCAAGCATCACCTGTTCTACTTTTCAACACAATATCCCCAGCTTATACGTCTAATTCTATCGCCTCGAGCAAATCACCCTCCAACGAACTCTTCCTCCGACCTGCCTCGCACTCATCCACATCACTACCCCTCCCCCTGGCACGTAGCATAACTCTCGCACGGGTCGCTTCGAAATCAGCGAATGACAAACGGCTGGCAGACAGGGTCGTCAAGGCCCTGAGGGAGACATTGCAGGGTGTGGCTAACGACCAAAACAAGCACTCGCCGCTACTGTTAAAGCTAAACGACCTGATTGCGATTCACATCGATGGTTCGGAGCCTGACCTAGAGGAGTACGATaccgaagaggaagaagcaccAGGAAACGTGGAGAAGGCTGTCTCGTCGGTCGAGTTGGATATAGAAGCCTCATTGGTTAGATCGAGTAATGCAGAAGAAGGCGCAGGCGAGTCAACGCCGGTGTTTCTCAAAGTCGTGAACATCGAGTACACCCCCACACCCCTCACAAATGATTCTTCCAACCACCCCAGCGATAACAACTCATCTCATGATCGGACAACTACCGCGATCGCATTTGGTGAACTCGGGTGCTTGATCAATCCAAACTCTACGCGGGTTTCGATGATCGGGGTCGAACATGGGCTCGTTCCGTGCATGACACCGTATGAAGACGACGACGAGAATGGAGACCTTGAAAACG TCCTGACCCCTTTGTTACGGGCAACGCTTTTACCCAACGCCGCCCATTACGGTATCGCGCTATCTGCACTGGTCCGAGGGGCCAGGGGCTCAGGCAAGGCGCGAAGTATTAGGAGGTCCGCGGAAAAGATTGGAGTCGGCGTTTGGGAG ATAAACGCATATACACTCATTTCCGACACAGAAGCCAAGACTGAAGGTGCCGTGCGAGCTCGTTTTGAACAGGCCGCGCTATGTGCACCGTGTGTATTCTTAATTAGGCATATCGAGGCCCTGGTGAGACCCGGCCAAGGAGGAAAAG AACCGGCGATGGCAGCTGTTTTAGCCGAATGTATTCGTGAACTAGGTGCAGCATGGGGGTCAACCGGGTATCCAGTTGCGGTTGTAGCAACTACTGCTGAACCGGATGCGATTCCTGTGGGAGTGATGGCTTGTTTCAGGCATGAGATCGTCCTCGAG ATTGAGGATTTGAACACGGTAGTAGCCAGCCAAAAGTTACCCCTAGGAGCCGATGTAGAATTAGGTGCTGTGGCTCGGGAGACCGCCGCTCTGCACGCTGGAGATTTGGTACATCTTGTAAGGGGGGCAAGGGACCAAGCACTGAAACGGGTGCTCAAAGAGCT CTCAAACTTGAAGTCCGAGTCTAAGTCTGATATCCCCGTTCCAACGGCACGCGACTTGGCGCTTGCGACTATACCAGTCACAGCACGGGACTTCGAGTTGGCGCTGGACGGTGCGAGAGCAGCATACTCCGAGAGCATTGGTGCACCCAAAATTCCAAACGTATCATGGGATGATGTGGGTGGACTCGCGCATGTAAAGGGCGAGATTCTGGATACGATTCAGCTCCCGCTAGAGCACCCAGAGCTTTTTGCGGACGGGATGAAAAAGCGGAGCG GTATCTTGCTCTACGGACCACCAGGAACTGGCAAAACTCTCTTGGCAAAAGCAGTTGCGACTTCATGTGCACTCAACTTTCTCTCTGTCAAAGGCCCCGAGCTGCTCAACATGTATATCGGAGAGTCTGAAGCCAACGTGCGACGAGTGTTCCAACGAGCTCGAGATGCAAGACCGTGTGTGGTATTCTTCGATGAGCTGGACAGCATCGCTCCTCGCAGAGGCCAAGCAGGAGACTCGGGTGGTGTGATGGATCGGATAGTCAGCCAAATTCTGGCAGAGCTCGACGGGATGGGTACCGGTGGGGGCGGTGGCGAAGTATTCGTGATCGGAGCAACAAACCGGCCGGACCTGCTGGACCCTGCTCTACTGAGACCTGGCCG ATTTGATCGAATGCTCTACCTCGGGGTCAGCAAGACGCACGGAGATCAGCTTCGAATCCTACAGGCGTTGACCCGAAAGTTCAAGCTCGACCCCGGTCTGGAGCTTGCGGCCGTTGCTGAACGGTGCCCGTTCAATTATACAGGAGCAGACTTCTATGCATTGTGTTCGGATGCAATGCTGAAGGCGATGGCCCGTAAAGCGGAAGAGATTGAGCGACGAGTCG CTGAAATCAATGCGGCACCTCCACTTCCCGAACACTCGTACCCCATGACGGCTCAATATTACCTCGCGGAACTGGCGACCGCAGCCGAAATAGATGTACTGGTCAACCAGGACGACTTTGAGCGGGCATTGAGCGAGTTGGTACCCAGCGTTAGTGCGAGCGAGCTCGAGCACTACCGGGAAGTGCAGCAAAAGTTCGCGTCATCCACAATCAACTCGATTGAAAAGGAACAGCAGGCCTCGGAGAATGGCGTCGATAACGATGTTGAGGCTGATTTACCAAAGGTAGATAAAGGGAAAGGAAAGGCGGTTTAG